The Roseofilum reptotaenium CS-1145 genome contains the following window.
CATCCCTGCGGTTCCCAAAGCAGCTAAATAGGGGATTTTTGGAAAGGCCATCCCTGACCAATAGAGTAACATCGTCACTAAAAGGACGGCAAAGCTTAGATTATCCAAGCTATTCTGGAGCGCAACCAGATCCATTATGTTCTATTTCTCCCAACTTTAAAGTGTTCTCTTCTTTTAGATCCTATCGGAAACATGCAAACTTCGACATAGCATAACTGATTATTCAGACTAGATATAAAATGTAAGGAGTTAAGACGTTGAAAATACAGGAGGGAATGCGAATGTCTGTGGTAACAGTAAATCGCGAACAAGTACGCCAAAGGATTGCAGATGTTGTTGATGATTTGATGGTGCAGGAGGAGCTTTATCGGCAAGATTTACTGGCGGAGGAGATGGTAGAGACCATTTTCCAAACGGTTGCAGAGAATCATTTGTTAGAGACATTTGCGGCGATCTCCGATGAGGATTTGCGCGATCGCTGCAATAGTATCATGGCAATGCATTTGTGGGCAACAGCAGGTAAGGATATGAGTCCACAGGAATTAGATGAGCTAATTGACGCAATTGAGGGAAGGTAATCAATGACAATCGGCTATCTGTTAGATACCAATATCGTTTCCCTCATCATGCGTCAAGATGCCATCATCATTCAGAATTTTGGTTTGTATCGAGCGCAAAAACAAAACCTGTTGATGTGTGGGGTGACTTACTTTGAAATTCGACGAGGTTTGCTAGTCAAAAATGCGGCAGGACAAATGAGAAAGTTTGAGGCTTTTATGAAAATTGTGCCAATCGTTACGTTGGATGATATGGAAATCTTTGAGCAGGCAGCGGCGATCCATGCCGATTTGCAGCGCCGTGGGCTGATGATCCAAACTGAGGATATCTTGATCGCAGCGACGGGTATAGTCAAGGGGTTAACGGTGGTATCACGGGATGAGGATTTGAGACGGATTAAGGGGTTAAGCTTGGAGACTTGGCTAAGTTAAGCAATCCTAAATTTTATCAATTTGATCGACAAGTTCAAATAACTCTTCAAACTCACAAGCATCTGCCAGAGCCTCTATGGATTTAGCCAGACTCTCATCGTAGTCTTCCAGTTCAATAATGAGCTGTAACATATAGTCTGGATCTCCATTCAGGACAGCTTGTTGGAAGTTTTTACGCCAGGCTTGGGGCAGATGGCGTAATTGCTCCACAGTGAATGAGGGAATGACAGAGGTAGATTGGTCAGACGTAGAGGTTTCGACAAATTCAACATGAAGATGTTTTTTTAGACTGTTAATAATGCGATCGGTCTTAAAGGGTTTACCAATAAAATCATTACAGCCGATACTTAGAATTTGGCTGCGGTTTTCTGCCAATGCACTAGCGGTTACGGCAATAATCACAACTGGGTTATCTGGACTTTGTTGTTGACGGATGACTTGAGTGGCTTGTTCACCATTCAGTTTGGGCATTCTCATATCCATAAAAATCAGATCGGGTTGCCACGTTTTCCATTGCAGAATTGCTTGTTCCCCATCGGTTGCTTCTGCGATTTCAAAGCCCCAATTGTTTAACATATTTACCAAGAGTTGACGATTAATTTGATTGTCATCAACTACCAAAATTCGATACTGATGTTGCTT
Protein-coding sequences here:
- a CDS encoding type II toxin-antitoxin system VapC family toxin gives rise to the protein MTIGYLLDTNIVSLIMRQDAIIIQNFGLYRAQKQNLLMCGVTYFEIRRGLLVKNAAGQMRKFEAFMKIVPIVTLDDMEIFEQAAAIHADLQRRGLMIQTEDILIAATGIVKGLTVVSRDEDLRRIKGLSLETWLS